In Prunus dulcis chromosome 1, ALMONDv2, whole genome shotgun sequence, the following are encoded in one genomic region:
- the LOC117615290 gene encoding uncharacterized protein LOC117615290: protein MCAEDVEKLVNDRLRNLKIGGNFEDALRREVDQANSTPFTAEIEQTAPPKRFSTPSFTHFKGDSDPDSHLKHFKSIMIFYKANDALMCKVFAMTLLGAAQDWFHTLPSGSISSFKELAYVFTKEYTSYRMIKKNPDHLFNLQKKYEESLRDYIKRFKAERANIIGCDDRIASSAFKRGLPIECELYRELTISPCQTLVEVFATAERYALWDDDRIAAKKAAKQADQPVEAASQRNDMIKDKDGGKRELQPQGGAPTTETYTKFTIPIQQILAQVKNMPWLKKPSPLKGNPAKKDTSRYCEFHEGHGHYTNDCFAWKKHLEELVGDGYCTEFIARGLSSKSKIVTRLPANLHEKSHTDQHDRSRL, encoded by the coding sequence ATGTGCGCGGAGGATGTCGAGAAGCTCGTAAACGACCGACTTCGTAACTTAAAGATTGGTGGAAATTTCGAAGATGCTCTACGTAGGGAGGTGGACCAAGCAAACTCTACGCCTTTCACTGCCGAGATCGAGCAGACTGCTCCCCCAAAAAGATTCTCAACGCCTTCATTCACGCATTTCAAAGGGGATTCCGATCCTGATAGCCATCTAAAGCACTTCAAAAGTATCATGATCTTCTACAAGGCTAACGATGCGCTgatgtgcaaggtgtttgcaatgactttGCTAGGAGCAGCCCAAGACTGGTTCCACACCCTGCCATCTGGGTCGATcagcagcttcaaggagctaGCTTACGTCTTCACCAAAGAATACACTTCTTACCGGATGATCAAGAAGAATCCTGACCACCTGTTCAACCTGCAAAAGAAGTACGAAGAATCCCttcgagattacatcaagaggttcaaagcaGAAAGGGCGAACATCATTGGATGTGACGACCGAATCGCTTCATCGGCCTTCAAGAGGGGCTTGCCAATTGAGTGTGAGCTGTATCGCGAGCTGACCATCTCTCCCTGCCAAACACTAGTAGAAGTCTTCGCGACAGCAGAGCGCTATGCGCTTTGGGACGATGACCGGATCGCCGCAAAGAAAGCTGCCAAGCAAGCCGATCAACCGGTTGAGGCGGCAAGCCAAAGAAACGACATGATAAAAGACAAGGATGGGGGCAAGCGCGAATTACAGCCTCAGGGAGGTGCTCCAACAACTGAGACCTACACCAAGTTTACTATTCCGATACAGCAGATCCTAGCCCAAGTAAAGAACATGCCTTGGTTGAAGAAACCATCGCCTTTGAAGGGAAACCCAGCCAAGAAGGATACCAGTAGATACTGCGAATTCCATGAAGGGCACGGTCATTACACAAATGACTGCTTCGCCTGGAAAAAGCACCTCGAAGAACTGGTCGGAGATGGCTATTGCACGGAATTCATCGCAAGGGGGCTATCCAGCAAATCAAAGATCGTGACGCGGCTGCCAGCGAACCTCCACGAAAAAAGTCATACGGATCAGCACGATCGTAGCCGACTTTAA
- the LOC117621078 gene encoding protein WHAT'S THIS FACTOR 9, mitochondrial, with protein sequence MVRFFLFVKVGGFGFLRGCQHGFNYQHKRGLVNVKLKWVKDRGLDAVVTAERDLKAACILFSIISSSPQCCLPIYRLSCHRGQLSLPCDLKLSTFIRKFPSVFVESHTFWSGGARVPCFSLTPEALQLYHEELNVLQQNQMDLINRLQKLLMLTQGWTLPLQTLDQLKWDLGLPYDYQHSVIPHHPDLFSFIRLPDDRVGLKLLSWDEDLAVSQLQKNSAIQQKEEDARSGCLAFPVGFTRGFGLKRKCMEWLKEWQTLPYTSPYSDASHLDPRTDVSEKRIVGVFHELLQLTIHKKTERKNVSNLRKPLALPQKFTKVFERHPGIFYISKKCATQTVILREAYNHQQLLQKHPTVDLRERFTRLLRKGLLDRSKGLYKKSKGDGVEVDPHVDDLGNNQSSSEEESVNKLFYEYDSDKPDEPRIQL encoded by the coding sequence ATGGTCCggttttttctatttgttaAAGTTGGTGGGTTTGGTTTCCTCCGTGGGTGTCAGCACGGATTTAATTACCAGCACAAGCGTGGTCTTGTGAATGTGAAGTTGAAATGGGTGAAAGATAGGGGATTGGATGCTGTTGTGACTGCTGAGAGAGATCTCAAAGCTGCCtgtattcttttttccattATCTCATCCTCACCTCAGTGCTGCCTCCCCATATACCGTCTCTCTTGCCATCGTGGACAACTCAGTCTTCCTTGTGATCTGAAGCTCTCTACTTTTATTAGGAAATTTCCTTCTGTTTTTGTTGAGTCCCACACATTTTGGAGTGGAGGTGCTCGTGTCCCATGCTTTAGCTTGACTCCTGAAGCCCTACAACTCTACCATGAGGAACTCAATGTCCTTCAGCAGAATCAGATGGATCTCATTAATAGGCTTCAAAAACTGCTCATGCTTACCCAGGGTTGGACCCTTCCTTTACAAACCCTTGACCAACTGAAATGGGACCTGGGCTTGCCATATGATTACCAGCACTCAGTCATTCCACATCACCCTGACCTATTCTCTTTCATCCGCCTCCCCGATGACCGTGTTGGCTTGAAGCTCTTATCCTGGGATGAGGACCTCGCTGTCTCCCAATTGCAAAAGAATTCTGCTATACAACAGAAGGAAGAAGATGCAAGAAGTGGCTGTTTAGCTTTTCCTGTTGGATTTACGAGGGGTTTTGGATTGAAGAGAAAATGCATGGAGTGGTTGAAAGAGTGGCAGACCCTCCCTTATACTTCGCCGTACTCTGATGCCTCTCATTTAGATCCTCGTACAGATGTATCGGAGAAGAGGATTGTAGGGGTTTTTCATGAGCTTCTTCAACTAACTATACACAAGAAAACTGAGCGTAAGAATGTGAGCAACCTTCGTAAACCTTTGGCCCTACCCCAGAAGTTCACTAAAGTGTTTGAGCGCCATCCAGGTATTTTCTACATTTCAAAAAAGTGTGCCACTCAAACTGTCATTCTAAGGGAAGCCTATAACCATCAACAACTCTTGCAAAAACACCCCACTGTAGATTTGAGGGAAAGATTTACAAGGCTGTTAAGAAAAGGGCTCCTGGATAGGAGCAAAGGTTTATACAAGAAGAGTAAAGGTGATGGTGTAGAAGTCGATCCACATGTTGATGATCTTGGTAATAACCAATCCAGTTCCGAAGAGGAGTCAGTTAACAAATTGTTTTATGAGTACGACTCTGATAAACCAGACGAACCTAGGATTCAGTTGTGA